Proteins encoded by one window of Verrucomicrobiota bacterium:
- a CDS encoding extracellular solute-binding protein, whose translation MKTFLILVLIVAVVGLPFLFQGKETTIGRADDTVVVITPHNEAIRFEFETAFRRWYEERTGRTVNVDWRVIGGTSDIVRYLNSEFENSFRNLWTGPLGESWTPAVRSAYNNRRLTVDGEPQDEGEKARQAFLDSDVSVGIDIFFGGGAYDFGRQAQMGALVPWMETEQLEERFPDSILPQEFAGEEFWDEQGRWIGAVLSSFGIIYNKDSLNRLGIKKPPAQWGDLTIPLLIGQVALADPTKSGSITKAFEMIVQDQMHRSVDALEAEGLSADEAEAVAVPEGWMNAMQMIQLISANARYFTDSATKGPMDVAKGDCAVGMSIDFYGRYESEIIETRGGGDRLQYITPEGASTLSADPIGILRGAPNREVADRFVDFVMSEDGQQLWGFRAGVEGGPVEYSLRRSPAFRTIYEGANRELLSEPDVNPYKTVLDFVYRPDWTGRLFSPLRFLIRVAFIDPHDELVSAWKGIQRARERGDVAAANEAFAVFSNLETIRFSEAAGPIAEVLSGGDKIAEVRLARDLADGFRAQYRQALAIANGSI comes from the coding sequence ATGAAGACATTCTTGATACTCGTATTAATCGTCGCGGTTGTCGGACTGCCCTTTCTGTTTCAAGGGAAGGAAACGACGATCGGAAGGGCGGATGATACGGTAGTTGTAATCACACCACACAATGAAGCGATTCGGTTCGAATTTGAGACCGCTTTTCGCAGGTGGTATGAAGAACGGACCGGGCGAACGGTGAATGTCGACTGGCGGGTGATTGGAGGAACGAGTGATATCGTCCGTTACCTGAATTCGGAATTTGAAAACTCGTTCCGTAATCTGTGGACGGGTCCTCTTGGCGAATCATGGACACCGGCAGTAAGGTCTGCTTATAATAACCGACGGTTAACCGTCGATGGTGAGCCGCAAGATGAAGGGGAGAAAGCGCGGCAAGCTTTCCTCGATTCGGACGTATCGGTTGGAATCGATATTTTTTTCGGAGGCGGTGCCTATGACTTTGGTCGGCAGGCCCAGATGGGTGCTCTGGTTCCATGGATGGAAACCGAGCAACTCGAGGAGAGGTTTCCGGACTCGATTTTGCCGCAGGAGTTTGCGGGCGAGGAGTTTTGGGATGAACAGGGCCGTTGGATTGGAGCAGTGCTTTCGAGTTTCGGAATCATTTACAACAAGGATTCTTTGAACCGACTCGGAATCAAGAAACCTCCGGCCCAATGGGGTGATCTGACCATCCCGCTTTTGATTGGTCAGGTAGCTTTGGCTGACCCCACAAAAAGCGGTTCAATCACGAAGGCATTTGAAATGATTGTTCAGGACCAGATGCACCGCAGTGTGGACGCGCTCGAAGCAGAGGGTTTGTCGGCAGACGAGGCTGAGGCTGTTGCGGTCCCGGAGGGATGGATGAATGCCATGCAAATGATCCAGCTGATCTCGGCGAATGCCCGCTATTTTACCGATTCTGCGACGAAGGGGCCGATGGATGTCGCGAAAGGGGACTGCGCCGTCGGAATGTCGATTGACTTTTATGGGCGGTATGAATCCGAGATCATTGAAACCCGAGGGGGAGGGGATCGGCTCCAGTACATCACTCCTGAGGGTGCCTCTACCCTCTCGGCCGATCCGATTGGGATTTTACGGGGTGCGCCCAACCGGGAAGTCGCCGATCGGTTTGTGGACTTCGTGATGTCGGAGGATGGACAGCAATTGTGGGGTTTTCGGGCCGGCGTCGAGGGTGGGCCGGTTGAGTATTCATTGCGCCGGAGTCCTGCTTTTCGAACGATCTATGAAGGGGCCAACCGAGAGCTTTTGTCGGAGCCCGATGTGAACCCATACAAAACGGTTCTTGATTTCGTCTATCGGCCGGATTGGACCGGTCGTCTTTTTTCGCCTCTACGCTTTCTGATTCGTGTCGCTTTCATTGATCCTCACGACGAGTTGGTCAGTGCTTGGAAGGGTATTCAGCGAGCGCGTGAGCGGGGAGATGTGGCAGCTGCCAATGAAGCCTTTGCGGTTTTTTCCAATCTGGAAACCATTCGTTTTTCGGAGGCCGCTGGACCGATCGCGGAGGTTCTTTCCGGTGGAGATAAGATCGCGGAAGTGCGCCTTGCGAGGGATCTTGCTGATGGGTTTCGAGCCCAGTATCGGCAGGCACTCGCGATTGCTAATGGCTCAATTTGA
- a CDS encoding ligase-associated DNA damage response exonuclease — protein sequence MSQALDPAGVLTIEREGVYCPEGKFFIDPRIPVDRAIITHAHSDHARPGSKHYLTSQRGLGVLKERVGYGSPSFQTLGYGEQLQINGVTLSLHPSGHLLGASQVRIERQGYTCVVTGDYKRQPDSSCDPFEIVSCNSFFTECTFGLPVYSWPTVESVQYEIHNWWRKNQEQGITSVLFAYALGKAQRILAVLDDSIGPIGVHGSIEKFDPHYKAAGISLAEHSKVTPENRSEFTGRGLIIAPGSTAGSPWLRKFSPMSLAFASGWMQIRGSRRRQALDRGFVLSDHVDWNQLHQTIYETGAEFVGTMHGFTSVVTQYLNETGIRSIEVGSLRDRDEAEED from the coding sequence CTGAGCCAAGCCCTCGATCCAGCAGGTGTCCTCACCATTGAAAGGGAGGGTGTCTACTGTCCCGAAGGAAAGTTTTTCATCGATCCCCGCATCCCGGTTGATCGTGCCATCATTACTCATGCGCACAGCGACCACGCAAGGCCGGGAAGCAAACACTATCTGACGTCGCAGCGAGGCCTTGGGGTCTTAAAGGAACGGGTAGGATATGGGTCACCCTCCTTTCAAACCCTCGGCTACGGAGAGCAGTTGCAAATCAATGGGGTTACCTTGTCCCTCCACCCCTCCGGTCATCTTCTAGGTGCTTCGCAAGTCCGAATTGAGAGGCAAGGATATACCTGCGTCGTAACCGGCGACTACAAACGACAGCCCGACTCCTCATGCGATCCATTCGAGATCGTTTCCTGCAATTCATTTTTCACAGAGTGTACCTTCGGACTACCTGTATATAGCTGGCCTACGGTCGAGTCAGTCCAATACGAGATTCATAATTGGTGGAGGAAAAACCAAGAGCAGGGTATCACCTCCGTCCTTTTCGCCTACGCTCTGGGAAAAGCGCAGAGAATTCTAGCCGTCCTCGATGATTCCATAGGTCCTATCGGAGTCCACGGCAGTATCGAGAAGTTTGACCCCCATTACAAAGCTGCGGGTATTTCCCTAGCCGAACATAGTAAGGTGACCCCGGAGAATCGCTCCGAATTCACCGGGCGCGGCCTCATTATAGCTCCCGGATCCACCGCCGGAAGCCCATGGCTGAGAAAGTTTTCCCCTATGTCTCTCGCCTTTGCCTCTGGCTGGATGCAGATCCGGGGAAGCCGCCGACGCCAAGCCCTCGACCGGGGCTTTGTTCTCTCAGATCACGTCGATTGGAACCAGCTACACCAGACCATTTACGAAACCGGCGCAGAGTTTGTGGGCACGATGCACGGTTTCACGAGCGTTGTGACCCAGTATCTAAACGAGACTGGTATCCGATCAATCGAGGTCGGGAGTTTGAGAGATAGAGACGAAGCCGAGGAAGACTAG
- a CDS encoding HNH endonuclease — MVDDPGQFSNEEAFRILILNRVWQPVNIVGVRRAVSLLFQDNAQVIHPNEGNYELLSASDWIERSTTHPPEEGELCVRSVRLRLRLPQILLLKEFDRVPVQDTKLCRRNIFERDNYRCQYCGEVFPESKLNLDHVIPRDRGGRTSWENLVTSCIECNSKKANRLPHQAGLVLRRQPMRPKHRPFLSVLHRSGSRDAWKPFLGKA, encoded by the coding sequence ATGGTCGATGATCCGGGACAGTTTTCAAATGAAGAAGCGTTCCGCATTTTAATCCTCAATCGGGTTTGGCAACCGGTGAACATCGTCGGAGTCCGAAGGGCGGTGTCTCTTTTGTTTCAGGACAACGCTCAAGTGATTCATCCGAACGAAGGCAACTACGAGTTGTTATCTGCCTCGGACTGGATCGAACGGTCTACAACTCACCCACCTGAAGAAGGGGAACTCTGCGTGAGGTCGGTTCGTCTCCGCCTTCGCCTACCGCAGATTTTGCTTTTGAAGGAGTTTGATCGTGTGCCTGTGCAAGATACGAAACTGTGTAGGCGGAACATTTTCGAACGGGACAACTACCGCTGCCAATATTGTGGTGAAGTTTTTCCTGAGTCTAAGTTGAACTTGGACCACGTGATTCCGAGGGACAGGGGAGGTCGCACGAGCTGGGAGAATTTGGTAACTTCATGCATCGAGTGTAATAGCAAAAAGGCTAATCGTCTTCCCCATCAGGCTGGATTGGTGCTTCGGCGTCAGCCGATGCGTCCCAAGCATAGACCTTTCCTTTCAGTCCTACACAGAAGCGGTTCGCGGGATGCCTGGAAGCCTTTCCTAGGTAAAGCCTGA